A stretch of Henckelia pumila isolate YLH828 chromosome 4, ASM3356847v2, whole genome shotgun sequence DNA encodes these proteins:
- the LOC140863567 gene encoding ferric reduction oxidase 2-like — protein sequence MASCRVISALRGAILMLALLVFLGNIMMWIIMPTDTYYNNWLLHILADTNSTYFGIQGPIMLDFTFPILFIAVLGCVYLHLGKRVTSHTTRSCKGGQELRFLKRPMIVKGLGIVTLTELVLFTLFIALCVWYFSDYVRHWFKQVLMRSMTRGEKVWQTKLDRVGIVTGVTGNLCLTFLFYPVTRGSSILPMLGLTSESSIKYHNWLGHMAMSLFTLHGFLYIVYWIITGRLSEMLKWGDHYVSNIAGEISLLCGLGMWMTTYPSIRRKMFELFLYTHYLYIFFIFFFILHIGIGFSTIMLPGLYLFIIDRYLRFLQSKENVQLVSARLLPCDTLELNFSKSRALNYTPTSTIFINMPIISKLQWHPFTVTSNSNLEPDRLSVLMKCEGNWTKNLYDLISSTSPIERIRVSVEGPYGPATTDFLRHDMLVLISGGSGITPFFSIIRELIFISSTQKCKIPKVTLISVFKNSSNLSVLELIIPVSTKSAKYSCNLELQIEAYVTREKGHPKDKLKPPRTISFKPNPSDAPISPTLGPHSWLWLAAIISSSFIIFLVLLGVFTQYAIYPIDQNTNVIYSYTKKGLMNMLFICFSIVITASFAFLWNKKRNAMEAQQIQDMEEHMAGKTSTSLFEQDDIELESLPLQSIIKSTNVHYGRRPDLERFLLDLKEASVGVLVSGPKKMKRDVAAICSSGLADNLHFESISFTW from the exons ATGGCTTCCTGCAGAGTAATCTCAGCTCTCAGAGGAGCAATTTTAATGCTAGCCCTTTTAGTGTTTCTGGGAAATATTATGATGTGGATTATTATGCCTACCGATACATATTACAATAACTGGTTACTCCACATTCTTGCTGATACAAACTCAACTTACTTTGGAATACAag GTCCAATAATGCTGGATTTCACATTCCCAATACTGTTTATTGCGGTTCTGGGATGTGTTTATCTTCATTTGGGAAAGAGAGTAACTAGTCATACAACAAG AAGCTGCAAGGGGGGTCAAGAACTGAGGTTCTTGAAGCGACCGATGATCGTGAAGGGACTCGGGATTGTCACTCTTACGGAACTAGTGTTGTTCACTTTGTTCATAGCTCTGTGTGTTTGGTACTTCTCAGACTATGTGCGCCACTGGTTTAAGCAAGTTCTAATGCGCTCGATGACAAGAGGCGAAAAAGT GTGGCAAACCAAGTTGGATAGAGTAGGTATAGTGACAGGGGTTACAGGGAACTTGTGCTTGACATTTCTGTTCTATCCTGTGACAAGAGGCTCATCCATTTTGCCTATGCTTGGCCTAACATCAGAATCCAGCATTAAGTACCACAATTGGCTTGGACACATGGCCATGTCACTCTTCACTCTCCATGGATTTCTTTACATTGTCTATTGGATCATCACTGGTAGATTATCTGAG ATGCTGAAATGGGGAGATCATTATGTATCAAACATAGCTGGGGAGATCTCTTTGTTGTGTGGATTGGGCATGTGGATGACAACTTATCCGAGCATAAGAAGGAAAATGTTCGAGCTATTCTTATACACTCACTATCTCTACATCTTCTTCATCTTTTTCTTCATCCTACACATTGGCATTGGTTTCTCCACAATCATGCTCCCAggtctctatctcttcatcatcGATCGATACTTGAGGTTCTTGCAGTCCAAAGAAAACGTTCAACTCGTTTCGGCTCGGCTTCTACCATGTGATACTCTTGAGCTCAACTTCTCCAAAAGTCGAG CTTTGAACTACACTCCAACAAGTACTATATTCATCAATATGCCCATCATTTCAAAACTACAATGGCATCCTTTTACCGTTACTTCAAATAGTAACTTAGAACCAGATAGGCTAAGTGTTCTTATGAAATGCGAGGGGAACTGGACCAAAAACCTCTATGATTTGATCTCATCAACTTCCCCAATCGAACGTATTCGCGTATCAGTTGAAGGACCGTATGGACCTGCCACAACCGATTTTCTCAG GCATGACATGCTAGTGTTGATCAGTGGAGGAAGTGGGATCACACCATTTTTTTCTATAATCAGAGAGCTCATATTCATTAGCTCGACACAAAAGTGCAAGATTCCAAAGGTTACACTCATTAGTGTATTCAAGAATTCCTCAAATCTCTCTGTTTTGGAACTTATAATTCCAGTTTCTACGAAATCAGCAAAATATTCTTGCAACTTAGAGCTACAAATCGAGGCTTACGTGACCAGAGAAAAAGGGCATCCAAAGGACAAATTAAAACCACCAAGAACCATATCTTTCAAGCCGAATCCATCCGACGCACCCATATCTCCTACCTTAGGCCCCCATAGTTGGCTTTGGCTCGCCGCAATCATCTCGTCCTCTTTCATCATCTTTCTAGTGCTATTAGGAGTTTTCACACAATATGCCATTTACCCTATTGACCAAAACACAAATGTGATCTACTCATACACCAAGAAAGGCTTGATGAACATGTTGTTCATATGTTTTTCAATAGTTATAACAGCAAGTTTCGCCTTTCTGTGGAACAAGAAGCGTAACGCGATGGAAGCTCAGCAAATTCAAGACATGGAGGAACATATGGCAGGCAAAACGTCTACTTCATTATTCGAACAAGATGATATTGAGTTGGAAAGCCTTCCCCtacaatcaatcatcaaatctaCCAATGTTCACTATGGTCGAAGGCCAGATCTCGAGA ggTTTTTGTTGGATCTCAAAGAAGCAAGTGTTGGAGTACTTGTTAGCGGCCCCAAGAAAATGAAGCGGGATGTAGCAGCCATTTGCTCATCTGGGCTGGCAGATAATCTCCACTTCGAATCCATTAGCTTCACTTGGTGA
- the LOC140866648 gene encoding ferric reduction oxidase 2-like isoform X1: protein MDSAAAPPSHGGRNTVRAAIMAVLVAVFTGYLFMWIMMPTNPYKLTWQPELRKETASTYFGTTQGATYLVFTFPMLFIAALGCVYLHLGKKSREIHTKGSKGERKMAAWKRPLVIKGLGIVSRIELAFFLMFMALLVWNFANYLSISFAKITPMSAAKSGEKVWEAKLDSAALRLGLVGNIALAFLFFPVTRGSSVLSLFGLTSEASVKYHIWLGHITMTLFTAHGLCYVIYWAATHELSEMLKWEKTGISNVAGELSLLAGLALWATTFPGIRRKMFELFFYTHHLYILFMLFFVLHVGISYACIMLPGFFLFMIDRYLRFLQSRRGVRLVSARILPCQTVELNFSKSKGLSYSPTSIMFMNVPNISKLQWHPFTISSSSNLESDKLGVIIKVEGKWSDKLYQMLSSPSSVDRLDVSIEGPYGPASTDFLSHDLLVMVSGGSGITPFISIIRELVYASETLKCRTPEILLISAFKNSNDLAMLDLILPVSGVPSKFSNLSLQIEAYVTRENEPAAQENKGIRTVWFKPNPSDAPITPILGQNSWLWLGAIISSSFIIYLIFIGILTRYYIFPIDHNSNKIYSSSSRAVLHILFICIGIVIASTAAFLWNKSRNSKETMQIQNMEGATPVASPNALYYNADRELESLPQQSISQCINVHYGERPDIKRFLFERKESSVGVLVCGPKKMRHEVANICSSGLADNLHFESISFSW from the exons atgGACTCTGCGGCGGCACCACCATCTCACGGCGGCAGAAACACCGTCAGGGCGGCGATAATGGCTGTGCTGGTGGCGGTGTTTACGGGCTATCTTTTCATGTGGATCATGATGCCCACAAATCCTTATAAATTGACTTGGCAGCCGGAGCTACGAAAGGAGACTGCCTCCACTTACTTCGGAACCACCCaag GTGCGACATATTTGGTCTTTACGTTCCCCATGTTATTCATTGCTGCTTTGGGCTGTGTGTATCTTCACTTAGGAAAGAAATCAAGGGAGATTCACACTAAAGG ATCAAAAGGAGAGCGTAAAATGGCAGCATGGAAAAGGCCACTAGTAATAAAAGGATTGGGAATTGTGTCTCGAATCGAGCTTGCATTTTTTCTTATGTTTATGGCTCTTCTTGTCTGGAATTTTGCCAATTATTTGAGCATCAGTTTTGCAAAAATTACACCTATGTCCGCAGCAAAAAGTGGAGAAAAAGT GTGGGAAGCGAAGCTAGACTCGGCGGCGCTCCGGCTTGGACTGGTGGGGAATATAGCCCTAGCCTTCCTATTTTTTCCGGTGACGCGCGGGTCGTCGGTGCTTTCCCTTTTCGGCCTCACATCGGAGGCCAGTGTGAAGTATCACATATGGCTGGGGCATATTACCATGACCCTTTTCACTGCTCACGGCCTTTGCTATGTTATCTATTGGGCTGCCACACATGAATTATCTGAG ATGCTGAAATGGGAGAAAACTGGGATATCCAACGTAGCAGGAGAGTTGTCTTTGCTAGCAGGATTGGCCTTGTGGGCTACGACATTCCCCGGGATTAGGCGAAAAATGTTTGAGCTCTTCTTCTACACTCATCACCTATACATTCTATTCATGCTCTTCTTCGTACTCCATGTTGGCATTAGTTATGCCTGTATTATGCTCCCTGGATTCTTCCTTTTCATGATCGATCGATATCTTCGATTCTTGCAATCGAGACGAGGCGTTCGTCTCGTGTCTGCCAGGATCCTGCCTTGTCAAACTGTTGAACTCAACTTCTCCAAAAGCAAAG GTTTAAGTTACAGTCCAACCAGTATCATGTTTATGAATGTGCCTAACATTTCAAAGTTGCAATGGCATCCATTTACCATAAGTTCCAGCAGCAATTTGGAGTCGGATAAGCTTGGTGTCATCATCAAAGTTGAGGGAAAATGGTCTGATAAGCTCTACCAGATGCTTTCTTCGCCTTCTTCCGTTGATCGTCTTGACGTCTCTATCGAAGGACCTTACGGCCCTGCTTCCACTGATTTTCTTAG CCACGACTTGTTGGTGATGGTAAGCGGAGGAAGTGGCATAACCCCATTCATATCCATCATCCGGGAGCTCGTTTACGCGAGCGAGACTTTGAAATGCAGGACACCTGAGATTCTACTCATCAGTGCATTCAAGAACTCAAATGACTTGGCCATGCTCGACCTAATCCTCCCGGTTTCCGGCGTCCCATCAAAGTTCTCCAACTTGAGTTTGCAAATCGAAGCCTATGTTACACGAGAAAACGAGCCAGCTGCGCAAGAAAACAAGGGCATTAGAACCGTGTGGTTCAAGCCTAATCCATCCGATGCACCAATAACTCCAATCTTAGGCCAAAACAGTTGGCTCTGGCTCGGTGCCATAATCTCGTCATCCTTCATAATCTACCTTATTTTCATCGGTATTTTGACTCGATACTACATATTCCCCATTGATCATAATAGTAATAAGATATACTCTTCTTCCTCAAGAGCTGTGCTGCACATACTATTTATATGTATCGGCATAGTTATAGCATCAACGGCGGCATTTCTTTGGAATAAGAGTAGAAACTCGAAGGAAACTATGCAGATTCAGAACATGGAAGGGGCGACACCAGTGGCTTCGCCGAATGCTTTGTACTATAATGCAGACAGGGAACTTGAGAGCTTGCCTCAGCAGTCAATTTCTCAATGTATCAATGTGCATTATGGCGAAAGACCAGATATTAAAC GCTTTTTGTTTGAGCGCAAGGAATCAAGCGTGGGAGTTCTCGTTTGTGGACCGAAGAAAATGCGACATGAGGTTGCGAATATTTGCTCATCTGGTTTGGCAGATAATCTGCATTTTGAATCCATCAGCTTCAGTTGGTGA
- the LOC140866648 gene encoding ferric reduction oxidase 2-like isoform X2: MDSAAAPPSHGGRNTVRAAIMAVLVAVFTGYLFMWIMMPTNPYKLTWQPELRKETASTYFGTTQGATYLVFTFPMLFIAALGCVYLHLGKKSREIHTKGYCRSKGERKMAAWKRPLVIKGLGIVSRIELAFFLMFMALLVWNFANYLSISFAKITPMSAAKSGEKVWEAKLDSAALRLGLVGNIALAFLFFPVTRGSSVLSLFGLTSEASVKYHIWLGHITMTLFTAHGLCYVIYWAATHELSEMLKWEKTGISNVAGELSLLAGLALWATTFPGIRRKMFELFFYTHHLYILFMLFFVLHVGISYACIMLPGFFLFMIDRYLRFLQSRRGVRLVSARILPCQTVELNFSKSKGLSYSPTSIMFMNVPNISKLQWHPFTISSSSNLESDKLGVIIKVEGKWSDKLYQMLSSPSSVDRLDVSIEGPYGPASTDFLSHDLLVMVSGGSGITPFISIIRELVYASETLKCRTPEILLISAFKNSNDLAMLDLILPVSGVPSKFSNLSLQIEAYVTRENEPAAQENKGIRTVWFKPNPSDAPITPILGQNSWLWLGAIISSSFIIYLIFIGILTRYYIFPIDHNSNKIYSSSSRAVLHILFICIGIVIASTAAFLWNKSRNSKETMQIQNMEGATPVASPNALYYNADRELESLPQQSISQCINVHYGERPDIKRFLFERKESSVGVLVCGPKKMRHEVANICSSGLADNLHFESISFSW; this comes from the exons atgGACTCTGCGGCGGCACCACCATCTCACGGCGGCAGAAACACCGTCAGGGCGGCGATAATGGCTGTGCTGGTGGCGGTGTTTACGGGCTATCTTTTCATGTGGATCATGATGCCCACAAATCCTTATAAATTGACTTGGCAGCCGGAGCTACGAAAGGAGACTGCCTCCACTTACTTCGGAACCACCCaag GTGCGACATATTTGGTCTTTACGTTCCCCATGTTATTCATTGCTGCTTTGGGCTGTGTGTATCTTCACTTAGGAAAGAAATCAAGGGAGATTCACACTAAAGGGTA TTGCAGATCAAAAGGAGAGCGTAAAATGGCAGCATGGAAAAGGCCACTAGTAATAAAAGGATTGGGAATTGTGTCTCGAATCGAGCTTGCATTTTTTCTTATGTTTATGGCTCTTCTTGTCTGGAATTTTGCCAATTATTTGAGCATCAGTTTTGCAAAAATTACACCTATGTCCGCAGCAAAAAGTGGAGAAAAAGT GTGGGAAGCGAAGCTAGACTCGGCGGCGCTCCGGCTTGGACTGGTGGGGAATATAGCCCTAGCCTTCCTATTTTTTCCGGTGACGCGCGGGTCGTCGGTGCTTTCCCTTTTCGGCCTCACATCGGAGGCCAGTGTGAAGTATCACATATGGCTGGGGCATATTACCATGACCCTTTTCACTGCTCACGGCCTTTGCTATGTTATCTATTGGGCTGCCACACATGAATTATCTGAG ATGCTGAAATGGGAGAAAACTGGGATATCCAACGTAGCAGGAGAGTTGTCTTTGCTAGCAGGATTGGCCTTGTGGGCTACGACATTCCCCGGGATTAGGCGAAAAATGTTTGAGCTCTTCTTCTACACTCATCACCTATACATTCTATTCATGCTCTTCTTCGTACTCCATGTTGGCATTAGTTATGCCTGTATTATGCTCCCTGGATTCTTCCTTTTCATGATCGATCGATATCTTCGATTCTTGCAATCGAGACGAGGCGTTCGTCTCGTGTCTGCCAGGATCCTGCCTTGTCAAACTGTTGAACTCAACTTCTCCAAAAGCAAAG GTTTAAGTTACAGTCCAACCAGTATCATGTTTATGAATGTGCCTAACATTTCAAAGTTGCAATGGCATCCATTTACCATAAGTTCCAGCAGCAATTTGGAGTCGGATAAGCTTGGTGTCATCATCAAAGTTGAGGGAAAATGGTCTGATAAGCTCTACCAGATGCTTTCTTCGCCTTCTTCCGTTGATCGTCTTGACGTCTCTATCGAAGGACCTTACGGCCCTGCTTCCACTGATTTTCTTAG CCACGACTTGTTGGTGATGGTAAGCGGAGGAAGTGGCATAACCCCATTCATATCCATCATCCGGGAGCTCGTTTACGCGAGCGAGACTTTGAAATGCAGGACACCTGAGATTCTACTCATCAGTGCATTCAAGAACTCAAATGACTTGGCCATGCTCGACCTAATCCTCCCGGTTTCCGGCGTCCCATCAAAGTTCTCCAACTTGAGTTTGCAAATCGAAGCCTATGTTACACGAGAAAACGAGCCAGCTGCGCAAGAAAACAAGGGCATTAGAACCGTGTGGTTCAAGCCTAATCCATCCGATGCACCAATAACTCCAATCTTAGGCCAAAACAGTTGGCTCTGGCTCGGTGCCATAATCTCGTCATCCTTCATAATCTACCTTATTTTCATCGGTATTTTGACTCGATACTACATATTCCCCATTGATCATAATAGTAATAAGATATACTCTTCTTCCTCAAGAGCTGTGCTGCACATACTATTTATATGTATCGGCATAGTTATAGCATCAACGGCGGCATTTCTTTGGAATAAGAGTAGAAACTCGAAGGAAACTATGCAGATTCAGAACATGGAAGGGGCGACACCAGTGGCTTCGCCGAATGCTTTGTACTATAATGCAGACAGGGAACTTGAGAGCTTGCCTCAGCAGTCAATTTCTCAATGTATCAATGTGCATTATGGCGAAAGACCAGATATTAAAC GCTTTTTGTTTGAGCGCAAGGAATCAAGCGTGGGAGTTCTCGTTTGTGGACCGAAGAAAATGCGACATGAGGTTGCGAATATTTGCTCATCTGGTTTGGCAGATAATCTGCATTTTGAATCCATCAGCTTCAGTTGGTGA
- the LOC140860496 gene encoding uncharacterized protein — protein MDFEGLFYVPGLNNGGGLALLWKHKHMAKLLAFSSNFIDVEVTIPGMVAWRLTGFYGFPERSRRSQSWNMLRVLSQRSALPWCCIGDFNDLLCHSEKRGRIPHPINLINGFREAVNDSGLIDLGMKGHWFTWERSRGSDMFVEERLDRAMANSSWMNAFKTAEVSNLEVISSDHSAIFLNIDSKIIARKRRFRFENAWLLESECKAVVHHSWKICEGGDIQHRIASCGNHLQIWGDKVKFRFKKAISHCRDQLRFFKRSRCVLNDDRIDEIKRKLSSLLAQEEIFWKQRAKIFWLQAGDNNSKLFHNYASSRKRKNMIMELKDHLGNSCYWGQGMEKLIFHYFQNLYSSNGCFDEHIISQVLSRIDDQQNHMLTRPYEEHEVLSALSSMHKDKSPGPDGMNPGFYQNFWDITGSHVTAACLDFLNQGYLPDGINDTSIVLIPKKNRPEYPSDLRPISLCNVIYKLVAKVIANRLKGVLNSIISHSQSAFIPGRHITDNVLIAFEIGHYLKRKSQGKRGVAALKLDMSKAFDRVEWPFLKHMLLRLGFHSQWVELVMKCVSSVRYTVVHNGHEVGPIIPQRGLFQGDPLSPYLFLICMEGLSSLLQAESRRGSIHGIQVARNAPKISHLFFADDSYLFFNATSDECANVKRCLRIYEKASGQTVNFDKSSITFSPNLPNEQKHLMCEILGVRYTTDHGHYLGLPSVIGRNKTEIFAFLKEKAWKRMTGWKNKWLSRAGKEILLKSVVQALPTYVMSVFLLPQMLCSELERMMNSFWWGKTGQSRGGMKWLRWEKLSKHKAEAKIGSNPSYVWRSLLATQDLIRHGARRRIGSGEQTLIWGTPWLPDSSNPFIVSACPPELQQQKIRSLRTSQVGGWDMDILNDLFEERDKLLIQSTPLSKNHIEDRWNWGLDSKGCYTVKSGYKLLSSFQRTDPDSNEINWLLVWRLKIPPKVRNFIWRTLSRCLPTKTALRGRRIDVQEWCPFCNHDPESDIHVLVRCSFARNVWCLTSIGSLVNAATSFRDWWTFLSTNHSSSDIESAAMILWNIWNARNDVVWNGFSKSPTLVYQSAVEVHHQWLLANQSIGSSPSASLRQPNSSWTKPPINFVKCNVDAAVFKDPPRMGYGCIIRDSSGVVIKAICGCFPGIFTSIMAEAMSIREALSWLKELNISNVIVESDALLVVNAFHSSAIDVSGVGLLMEDCRFLASELLSCSLSFVYRSANQAAHRLARSARSLSDSVRQVLNLSSDVFVPL, from the exons ATGGATTTTGAAGGTCTTTTTTATGTCCCTGGTCTCAACAATGGCGGGGGACTGGCTTTACTTTGGAAGCATAAGCATATGGCTAAATTATTAGCCTTCTCTTCTAATTTTATTGATGTAGAAGTCACCATCCCGGGAATGGTGGCTTGGCGTTTGACGGGGTTTTATGGGTTTCCTGAACGTAGTAGACGGTCTCAATCTTGGAATATGCTGCGTGTGCTTTCTCAAAGGTCTGCTTTGCCTTGGTGTTGTATTGGAGATTTTAATGACCTCTTGTGTCATTCAGAGAAAAGAGGTAGAATTCCCCACCCTATTAACCTTATCAACGGTTTTCGGGAAGCAGTGAATGATAGTGGTTTGATCGACTTGGGAATGAAAGGCCACTGGTTCACCTGGGAAAGGAGTAGGGGCTCTGATATGTTTGTTGAAGAAAGGCTTGACAGGGCTATGGCCAATTCTTCGTGGATGAACGCTTTTAAAACGGCTGAGGTTAGCAACCTGGAGGTTATCTCTTCAGACCATAGTGCTATTTTCTTGAACATTGATTCCAAAATAATTGCGAGGAAAAGacgttttcgctttgaaaacgCTTGGCTTCTTGAATCAGAATGTAAGGCGGTGGTTCATCATAGTTGGAAGATTTGTGAAGGAGGAGATATTCAACATCGAATAGCTTCATGTGGTAATCATTTGCAAATTTGGGGTGATAAAGTGAAATTTCGTTTCAAAAAGGCCATCTCTCATTGTAGAGATCAACTTCGTTTTTTTAAGCGTAGCCGATGTGTTTTGAATGATGATCGTATCGATGAAATCAAACGAAAACTCTCTTCGTTGTTGGCCCAAGAAGAGATATTCTGGAAACAGAGAGCTAAAATCTTTTGGCTTCAAGCTGGTGATAATAATTCAAAGCTTTTCCATAATTACGCATCCTCTCGCAAAAGGAAAAATATGATTATGGAACTCAAAGATCATCTCGGGAACTCTTGTTACTGGGGCCAAGGTATGGAAAAgcttatatttcattattttcaGAACTTATATTCCTCCAATGGTTGCTTTGATGAACATATTATATCCCAAGTTCTGAGTCGGATAGATGATCAACAAAACCACATGCTTACTCGACCTTATGAAGAGCATGAAGTGTTATCGGCTTTAAGCTCAATGCACAAGGATAAATCTCCTGGTCCAGATGGCATGAACCCCGGgttttatcaaaatttttgggaCATCACGGGGTCTCATGTTACAGCAGCATGCTTAGACTTTTTAAACCAGGGCTATCTGCCTGACGGTATCAACGATACTTCTATTGTTCTTATTCCAAAGAAGAACCGTCCGGAATATCCTTCTGATCTTCGCCCCATTTCTTTGTGCAATGTTATTTATAAGTTGGTGGCTAAGGTGATAGCTAACCGACTAAAGGGAGTGCTCAACTCGATCATCTCTCACTCCCAAAGTGCTTTTATTCCAGGAAGACATATTACTGATAATGTTCTCATTGCCTTTGAAATAGGCCATTATCTAAAGCGAAAATCTCAAGGCAAGAGAGGTGTGGCAGCTCTTAAACTAGATATGTCGAAGGCTTTTGATCGTGTTGAATGGCCTTTCCTAAAACATATGCTTCTTCGTTTGGGCTTTCACAGTCAATGGGTGGAGTTAGTCATGAAGTGTGTCTCATCTGTGCGTTATACAGTGGTTCACAATGGCCACGAGGTTGGGCCAATCATCCCGCAGCGTGGTCTTTTTCAAGGGGATCCACTCTCTCCTTATCTTTTCCTGATCTGTATGGAAGGGCTTTCATCTCTATTACAGGCAGAATCGAGGAGAGGTAGCATTCATGGTATTCAAGTGGCTCGTAATGCCCCTAAAATTTCTCATCTTTTCTTTGCTGATGACAGCTACTTATTCTTCAATGCTACTTCAGATGAATGTGCCAATGTCAAACGCTGTCTCAGGATATATGAGAAGGCTTCTGGACAAACGGTCAACTTTGATAAATCCTCTATTACTTTCAGTCCAAATCTGCCTAATGAACAGAAGCACTTAATGTGCGAAATTCTTGGGGTGAGGTATACTACAGATCATGGACATTATCTGGGACTTCCGTCAGTGATAGGCCGTAACAAAACGGAAATCTTTGCATTTTTGAAGGAGAAAGCTTGGAAGCGTATGACTGGGTGGAAAAATAAATGGTTGTCCCGAGCAGGTAAGGAGATCCTTCTCAAGTCAGTAGTTCAAGCTCTGCCCACTTATGTTATGAGTGTGTTCCTTCTTCCCCAAATGCTCTGTTCTGAGCTAGAACGCATGATGAACTCCTTCTGGTGGGGCAAAACTGGGCAAAGCAGAGGAGGGATGAAATGGCTAAGATGGGAAAAACTTTCGAAGCATAAGGCTGAAG CTAAGATTGGGTCCAATCCCAGCTATGTGTGGCGGAGCTTATTAGCCACTCAAGATCTTATTCGTCATGGTGCTAGACGTCGTATCGGTTCTGGTGAGCAGACTCTTATTTGGGGCACCCCTTGGCTTCCTGACTCGAGCAACCCTTTCATTGTTTCTGCTTGTCCTCCAGAGTTGCAGCAACAAAAAATTCGCTCTTTGAGGACTTCACAAGTAGGCGGCTGGGATATGGACATTTTGAATGATCTATTCGAGGAGCGCGATAAGTTACTAATCCAGTCAACTCCTTTGAGCAAAAATCATATTGAAGACAGGTGGAATTGGGGGCTCGATAGCAAAGGTTGTTATACTGTGAAAAGTGGATATAAATTGTTGTCTTCCTTTCAAAGAACAGATCCTGATAGCAATGAAATAAATTGGCTTCTTGTTTGGAGACTCAAGATTCCACCCAAAGTCCGCAACTTTATTTGGAGAACATTATCTCGATGCTTACCAACAAAGACAGCTCTGAGAGGTAGAAGGATTGATGTTCAAGAATGGTGTCCCTTCTgtaatcatgatcccgaatctGATATCCATGTGCTTGTCCGATGTTCTTTTGCCCGCAATGTTTGGTGCCTCACGTCTATTGGGAGCTTGGTTAATGCAGCAACTTCTTTCAGAGACTGGTGGACCTTTTTATCTACAAATCATTCTTCTTCTGACATTGAAAGTGCAGCCATGATTTTGTGGAACATTTGGAATGCAAGGAATGATGTGGTCTGGAACGGGTTTTCAAAATCTCCAACACTAGTCTATCAATCTGCTGTTGAAGTCCATCATCAATGGTTGCTAGCTAATCAAAGTATTGGTTCCTCACCATCTGCTTCTCTTCGGCAACCCAATTCTTCTTGGACTAAGCCTCCTATCAATTTTGTAAAATGCAACGTAGATGCTGCTGTCTTCAAGGACCCTCCTCGTATGGGTTATGGGTGTATCATTCGTGATTCTTCTGGAGTTGTCATCAAAGCTATTTGTGGTTGTTTTCCTGGAATTTTCACATCGATCATGGCTGAAGCAATGAGTATTCGTGAGGCTCTCAGTTGGTTGAAAGAGCTAAATATTTCCAATGTAATCGTCGAATCGGATGCGCTCTTAGTCGTTAATGCTTTCCATTCTTCGGCGATAGATGTTTCTGGCGTGGGTTTATTAATGGAAGATTGTAGGTTCCTTGCGTCAGAACTACTCTCTTGTTCGTTATCTTTTGTTTATAGGTCAGCGAATCAGGCGGCTCATAGGCTAGCAAGGTCGGCCAGATCTTTGTCTGACAGTGTAAGACAGGTTCTTAACTTGTCTTCTGATGTATTTGTTCCTCTTTGA